From the genome of Impatiens glandulifera chromosome 9, dImpGla2.1, whole genome shotgun sequence, one region includes:
- the LOC124914323 gene encoding uncharacterized protein LOC124914323, whose amino-acid sequence MIISEYDIEYIVQKSIRGSILENFLADQPIDVEDDEELAFPDNEVMTNNPTTWRLLFDGASGKQGYGIGILLIDPVGIYNPISVKLEYPVMKNEAKYEACISGLKIAHEKGVRRLEIVGDSNLVISQANDGLSTLAAMTKIPEGIKIKPLKIRQKQKRDFEKRTIANTKVVPKPWFEPLQKYVEHGEYPSYFQKKERRALRQYATNYVLLSGNLYRRTFDGQNMLCIDQSQASQIMEEVHAGTCGPHMNGSALAKKILRFGYYWQNMEQKCVGYVKKCHQCQVYANFKHTPSSILYNMTSPWPFSTWGIDIIRKIYPHALNGHEFILVAIDYFTKYVEAQSYKVLKSSHVFKFICNNIIARYRVPQDLITYNGGHF is encoded by the exons atgataATATCGGAGTATGACATCGAGTACATAGTTCAGAAATCTATCAGGGGAAgcattttagaaaattttctcgCAGACCAACCAATTGATGTTGAAGATGACGAGGAGTTAGCATTCCCAGACAATGAAGTGATGACTAACAACCCTACAACCTGGAGGCTACTATTCGATGGAGCTTCAGGCAAACAAGGCTATGGCATCGGAatactactcatcgatcctGTGGGGATATATAAcccaatctcagtcaagctTGAATATCCCGTGATGAAAAATGAAGCAAAGTACGAAGCATGCATCTCTggcttgaagattgctcatgaaaaaggagTGAGACGTCTAGAAATAGTAGGAGACTCcaacttagtcatttcacagGCTAATG ACGGTTTGTCCACGTTAGCAGCCATGACAAAAATCCCtgaaggaatcaaaatcaagcctttgaagattcgtcAGAAACAGAAACGAGACTTTGAGAAGAGGACGATTGCCAACACCAAAGTGGTGCCCAAACCTTGGTTTGAACCTCTACAGAAGTACGTCgagcatggagagtatccttcaTATTTCcagaagaaagagaggagagctcTACGCCAATACGCAACCAACTACGTGCTACTCTCAGGAAACCTATATCGACGCACTTTTGACGGTCAGAACATGCTATGCATCGACCAATCTCAAGCATCACAGATCATGGAAGAAGTACACGCaggaacatgtggcccacacatgaacggatcaGCACTTGCTAAGAAGATTCTTCGCTTTGGCTATTACTGGCAGAACATGGAACAAAAATGTGTAGGatatgttaagaagtgtcatcaatgtcaagtttacgcgaACTTTAAACACACCCCATCATCTATACTTTACAACATGACCTCACCCtggccattctcgacatggggaatagATATCATCAGAAAAATCTATCCCCACGCTTTAAACGGACACGAATTCATCCTTGTAGCTATCGACTATTTCACAAAGTATgtcgaagctcaatcatacAAGGTACTCAAGTCATCACATGTTTTCAAGTTCATATGCAACAACATCATTGCACGCTATAGAGTTCCTCAAGACTTGATCACATACAATGGTGGACACTTCTGA